The Cytophagia bacterium CHB2 genome contains the following window.
AGCATCACCGTGTCCGCGCCCGCGGCAATGGCTTTAGCAATGTCGCCTGTTTGCTTGACGCCGCCATCGGCAATTAATGGAATGTCGAACTTGCGGCAGACTTTGGCACATTCCATCACTGCGGTGATTTGCGGCACGCCGACGCCCGCAACCACGCGCGTCGTGCAAATCGAGCCGGGCCCAATGCCGACTTTCACCGCATCGACGCCGGCCTCGATCAACGCCAATGCGCCGGCTTCGGTGGCGACATTGCCGGCAACAATATCAAGATCCGGATACGCCTCGCGCAATTGCCGCACGGTTTTGATCACGCCTTCGGAATGGCCATGCGCGGTATCCACCACCAACACATCGACGTGGGCTTGCGCCAGCGCTGCCGCGCGCTCGAGCGTGTCGCGGCTCACGCCCACGGCGGCGCCCACGCGCAAACGGCCGCGTTCGTCTTTCGAGGCATCCGGATACATTTTTTTATTCTTGATATCTTTGACCGTGATCAAGCCTTTGAGCTTGCCGCGTTTGTCGACGATGGGCAATTTCTCGATGCGGTGTTCTTGCAGCAGGCGCTCGGCGGTTTCCAGCGTGGTACCGACAGCCGCGGTGATGAGATTTTCTTTGGTCATGACTTCCGAAACCGGCAATTCGACATCGACTTCGAAACGCAGATCGCGATTGGTGATGATGCCAACGAGTTGTTCGCCCTCCACCACCGGAATGCCGGAAATGTGATAGCGGCTCATGAGCTGCAGCGCTTCGCGCACCGTGCTGTCCGCGGTGAGCGTGATGGGATTGTAGATCATGCCGCTTTCCGAGCGTTTCACGGCATCGACTTCCACAGCCTGCTTCTCAATCGACATGTTTTTGTGAATAATGCCGATGCCGCCTTGGCGCGCCAGCGCGATGGCAAGATTGGCCTCGGTGACGGTATCCATTGCCGCGCTAATCAGCGGAATGTTGAGGCCAATGCGCCGCGTCAAATTGGTTTTAAGATCGACTTCGCCGGGCAGTACCGACGAGGCTTGCGGCAACAACAACACGTCGTCAAAGGTCAGGGCTTCGGTGAGGATTTTTTCCATGAGATGATTTCCGTCAATTCAAAAACATTGGGGATCGTTCGATTCATGATCAATCACTGACAGCATTTCATCGCTTCGATAATGACTTTTTACGACAATAGCTATTTCCGTTTTTTCATTGCTCTTCTCGAAAAGACTTCCACATCATAATCTGTCCGGAAGCTTTGAGTTTGTCTTTTTGGGAAGGAGCCGGGCGATAGATTTTCGCGATAAAAGGGCGGTCATTCTTGCGAATGAAGCGATCAACTTTCTGAATCATTGCGATAAAACGCTGGCAAGCTCGGCATGAGATGCTTTCCCGACCAAGATGTACATGCCGACATTATTTTCCTTGACTGTGTTTAGCTCCTGCATCCGATGGCGAATCATTTTGTCGTGGGTGAGCACATACCAACCGTGCTTGCCGGCCTCTGCTATCCATTCATGATCGGGTATATCGTGAACAAAATGGGCTTGATGTCTTTCAATAGGAATGACGGCATTCTTCAATATTGTTGTAAAGATGTTCCCGTCCAAATCACGATCGACAAAGAAATCGGGGTGAGGCTCATGCGGCAAGTCGTTTTTCATAGCGCATCGCCAAATGGACTTCTTCGCGGTTCAAGCCGTAATCATCCGCAACAAATTCGATGGTTTCGCCAGCGTCAATTCTGCTGATGATAGCGGAGGTCGATATTGATTTTCTGGCAATGATCGGCTTCCCGAAGCTGATTTGCGGATCGATGGCAATCTCTTTTTGGGCGTCGTAATCTATGAAAGGATAAAGACGAATCGGCCAGCGATCCTTATTCCATACCATGCGCTTCAAGTGTTCTTTGAACATTTCCCGCATTTCTATTTGACCGGATTTCGTCAAGTTTACCAGAGCGCCATATCTTTCTAAAAACAGTTCGCCGGCATTCGTAAGCAAATCGCGGTGCAACAACAACCTCTTGATAGCAAACTCTTTTTTTAGCATAGTCCAGTGCGCTGCGCACGGCTTTGATTTTAACATCATGCTCTACTCTCAATGAACGCAGCACATAAGATTCAATCAAGTTATTGAATGACAGCAATTGGAAATTTTTATTCGGCAATTTGAGCAATGGCTTGAAATACCCTCACCCTTTCCGCTAACACGAGGATAAGTTCTTCCCTTGAACCAAGCGCGCAGGGTTGGCTGAGGAATTTTCAAATAAATGGAGGCTTCCGTGAAGCTGTAATTGGGATTATCCATCGTGATACGCTCCAAAAGTCGAAGAGTCAAAAATAAAGTTT
Protein-coding sequences here:
- the guaB gene encoding IMP dehydrogenase, translated to MEKILTEALTFDDVLLLPQASSVLPGEVDLKTNLTRRIGLNIPLISAAMDTVTEANLAIALARQGGIGIIHKNMSIEKQAVEVDAVKRSESGMIYNPITLTADSTVREALQLMSRYHISGIPVVEGEQLVGIITNRDLRFEVDVELPVSEVMTKENLITAAVGTTLETAERLLQEHRIEKLPIVDKRGKLKGLITVKDIKNKKMYPDASKDERGRLRVGAAVGVSRDTLERAAALAQAHVDVLVVDTAHGHSEGVIKTVRQLREAYPDLDIVAGNVATEAGALALIEAGVDAVKVGIGPGSICTTRVVAGVGVPQITAVMECAKVCRKFDIPLIADGGVKQTGDIAKAIAAGADTVMLGNMLAGTEESPGEMIYLEGRSYKTYRAMGSLSAMKHGSSDRYFQEGKKKFVPEGIEGRVPYRGKLADVVFQMIGGLRAAMGYVGAASISELKEKSRFVKITSAGLRESHPHDVIITHEAPNYKLRGNA
- a CDS encoding DUF433 domain-containing protein, with amino-acid sequence MMLKSKPCAAHWTMLKKEFAIKRLLLHRDLLTNAGELFLERYGALVNLTKSGQIEMREMFKEHLKRMVWNKDRWPIRLYPFIDYDAQKEIAIDPQISFGKPIIARKSISTSAIISRIDAGETIEFVADDYGLNREEVHLAMRYEKRLAA